In a genomic window of Natronospira bacteriovora:
- a CDS encoding HigA family addiction module antitoxin: MAILNTVGMQRKPTHPGEMLREDFLPDYGLTVAGLAECLGVSRQSVNELLRERRAVSPEMALRLARLFGNSPEFWLNAQRSVDLWRAAQSVKKEVSRIKPLNAA, encoded by the coding sequence ATGGCCATACTTAATACTGTCGGCATGCAGCGTAAGCCGACTCACCCTGGTGAAATGCTGAGAGAGGATTTTCTGCCCGACTATGGCCTGACCGTTGCGGGATTGGCAGAGTGTCTGGGTGTCTCTCGCCAGTCAGTGAATGAATTACTGCGCGAGCGCCGTGCTGTCAGTCCCGAAATGGCGCTTAGGCTTGCCCGTTTGTTTGGGAACTCTCCGGAGTTCTGGCTGAATGCACAGCGATCTGTTGATCTTTGGAGGGCGGCCCAGTCAGTGAAGAAAGAAGTGAGTCGGATCAAGCCGCTAAATGCTGCATAA
- a CDS encoding TetR/AcrR family transcriptional regulator produces MNAETQTRDPERTRETILEAASALFIEHGVSAVSMSAIARAANVTKSLIHHHFGSKAELWQTVKETAFTQYFTGQMAMLEEAEDPDPALLKASVEEYFRFLKDNPGVVRLFAWTHLEGDESCLEMDTELVALGAERIRQVQAKGLFRQDVNPSHVVATFVMTCTQWFEAKSHHQHWPGMGDDEAFLDDFMKLLLDGLRPRGSGDD; encoded by the coding sequence ATGAATGCGGAAACCCAGACACGCGACCCGGAACGCACCCGCGAGACCATCCTCGAGGCGGCCTCCGCGCTGTTCATCGAGCACGGGGTCTCGGCGGTGTCCATGAGTGCCATCGCCCGGGCGGCGAATGTCACCAAGAGCCTCATCCACCATCACTTCGGCAGCAAGGCGGAGCTGTGGCAGACGGTCAAGGAGACCGCCTTCACCCAGTACTTCACCGGCCAGATGGCGATGCTGGAGGAAGCCGAGGATCCGGACCCGGCCCTGCTCAAGGCCTCGGTGGAGGAGTATTTCCGTTTCCTCAAGGACAATCCGGGGGTGGTGCGCCTGTTCGCCTGGACCCACCTGGAAGGCGATGAAAGCTGCCTGGAGATGGACACCGAGCTGGTGGCCCTCGGGGCCGAGCGCATTCGCCAGGTCCAGGCCAAGGGCCTGTTCCGCCAGGACGTGAACCCGAGCCATGTGGTGGCCACCTTCGTCATGACCTGCACCCAGTGGTTCGAGGCCAAGTCGCACCATCAGCACTGGCCGGGCATGGGCGATGACGAGGCCTTTCTGGATGATTTCATGAAGCTGCTGCTCGACGGCCTGCGGCCACGCGGCAGCGGGGACGACTAA
- a CDS encoding DUF1538 domain-containing protein, protein MDGLPAFGDVLQLTLLETLRDVAPILLVILVFQFLVLRRRLPNPWRLFKGGVFVVAGLVFFLMGLEQALFPLGRSMAEQLTAADFVPGKSGTGETIAHWSAYYGVYLFAFSMGAAAVMVEPAVIAVAMKANQLSGGAINANRLRIAIAVGVGIGIAIGSFRIITGGSLHYFILGAYCIVIIQTLFAPRHMIPLAYDSGGVSTSTVTVPIVAALGLGLATNLPDRSPLMDGFGMIAFAVVFPIISVLAFAQIAQWQERRQNNGGRQHESETDHRAGE, encoded by the coding sequence ATGGACGGCTTGCCGGCATTCGGCGATGTGCTGCAGCTGACCCTGCTGGAAACCCTGCGGGACGTGGCCCCCATCCTGCTGGTCATTCTCGTTTTCCAGTTTCTGGTACTGCGCCGCCGCCTGCCCAACCCCTGGCGCCTCTTCAAGGGCGGCGTGTTCGTGGTCGCCGGTCTGGTGTTCTTTCTGATGGGCCTGGAACAGGCCCTCTTTCCCCTGGGCCGTTCCATGGCGGAGCAACTCACGGCAGCCGACTTCGTACCCGGCAAATCGGGCACAGGCGAGACCATTGCCCACTGGAGCGCCTACTACGGCGTCTACCTGTTTGCCTTCAGCATGGGGGCGGCGGCCGTCATGGTGGAACCGGCCGTGATTGCCGTCGCCATGAAGGCCAATCAATTGTCCGGTGGCGCCATCAATGCCAATCGCCTGCGCATTGCCATTGCGGTGGGCGTGGGCATCGGCATTGCCATCGGTTCTTTCCGCATCATCACGGGCGGCTCACTGCACTATTTCATCCTGGGTGCCTACTGCATCGTAATCATTCAGACCCTGTTCGCCCCCAGACACATGATCCCGCTGGCCTATGATTCCGGAGGTGTCTCCACTTCCACCGTCACGGTGCCCATCGTCGCAGCCCTGGGCCTGGGCCTGGCCACCAACCTGCCCGATCGCAGCCCATTGATGGACGGCTTCGGCATGATCGCCTTTGCCGTGGTCTTTCCCATCATTTCCGTTCTCGCCTTTGCCCAGATCGCCCAATGGCAGGAACGGCGTCAAAACAATGGAGGTCGTCAGCATGAATCTGAAACTGATCATCGCGCTGGTGAATGA
- a CDS encoding type II toxin-antitoxin system RelE/ParE family toxin yields MIKSFADKRTQELYSKGKSKKFPADVAPRAARKLEYVNLAERLEDLKVPPGNRLHPLSGNRQGQHAISINDQWRICFRFEDGDAYEVEVCDYH; encoded by the coding sequence ATGATCAAATCGTTCGCTGATAAACGGACACAAGAGCTGTACTCCAAAGGTAAGTCAAAGAAGTTTCCTGCGGATGTCGCTCCGAGAGCCGCCAGAAAGCTTGAATACGTCAACTTGGCTGAACGGTTGGAAGATTTGAAGGTGCCGCCCGGTAATCGCCTTCACCCGTTATCGGGAAACAGGCAGGGGCAGCATGCAATTTCAATAAACGATCAGTGGCGCATTTGTTTTCGTTTTGAAGATGGCGATGCGTATGAGGTCGAAGTGTGTGACTACCACTGA
- a CDS encoding DUF924 family protein, producing the protein MEQARQVLDFWFEEIEPKQWWQKDADFDAQIADRFGELHARAAACELWDWRATPRGRLAEVIVLDQFSRNIHRDRPEAFACDALALALAQEAVACGDDLKLEAIERSFLYLPYMHSESARIHEEAVRLYEANGLQENYEFELKHQVIIDRFGRYPHRNAILGRESTPEELEFLKQPGSSF; encoded by the coding sequence ATGGAACAGGCCCGGCAGGTACTCGATTTCTGGTTCGAGGAGATTGAGCCGAAGCAGTGGTGGCAGAAGGATGCCGACTTCGATGCCCAGATTGCCGATCGCTTCGGCGAGTTGCATGCCCGGGCGGCGGCCTGTGAACTGTGGGATTGGCGGGCAACGCCCCGGGGTCGTCTGGCCGAGGTCATTGTGCTGGATCAGTTCTCCCGCAACATCCATCGTGACCGGCCGGAGGCTTTCGCCTGTGATGCCCTGGCGCTGGCCCTGGCCCAGGAAGCCGTGGCCTGCGGTGATGATCTGAAACTCGAGGCCATTGAGCGCAGCTTTCTCTACCTGCCCTACATGCACAGTGAATCAGCCAGGATTCATGAAGAAGCGGTGCGCCTGTATGAGGCCAACGGCCTGCAAGAAAACTACGAATTCGAGCTCAAACACCAGGTGATCATCGACCGCTTCGGCCGCTACCCCCACCGCAATGCCATCCTCGGCCGCGAGTCCACCCCGGAAGAACTGGAATTCCTCAAGCAGCCCGGATCTTCGTTCTAG
- a CDS encoding efflux RND transporter permease subunit: MSTRGENLLLALLGQRRLIMTLVLLLALIGLLAWLNMDRQEDPFFPYRYGDVLVPYPGADPEQVERLILNPLEESLAQVADIREIRGTARLGFAHVLIAMQEHVYDTDAVWDRIRVAVDEAAREFPAGAGPATVDDRQMDAHGIVLAVSGSDDLLELREAARRLKRDLFQLKDIARIDLLGDPGESIIISWDEAVARQTGLDAASLGQQLAARNQTLPGGNLRVSGRSVVLDPASEFRSLAELAATPIRTRDGAFIPLGELASVRHAPDEPVAERIGLNGRPAVGLGIILPDNRLNVVAFGNTLRAFIDERRADYAPLEIEELFFQPHWVERRLSELGFSLLLGIIVVAAILFATMGLRLGLTVSLLVPLVTFSALAVYAMGGGVLHQMAVAGMVIALGMLVDNAIVMSENIQWHRDQGLDARESITRAVRELATPLMAATGTTLAAFTPLLLSAGDTADFTRAIPVMVMLTLGISFIYALLVTPVFAGAILRPRPARREDLSLRYGQQLGRFAVRRPWAVLGIAAVLVFTASAFFDALDKTFFPNTDRDQLVVDLHFPEGTHLEHTDHAAAALAAAIQEQPGVKAVYRFAGFSGPRFYYNLIELSSQPHLARLVVQADSVDRLAELIPWVRATAREQVPEAQVVARRLGQGPPVDAPVEIRVFGEDPAGLSEAAEQVLAVVRDDPGSRDARHTLGQGLSSLFVEMDDARAAEYGLDRGDLARALTSASRGLEVSTWRVERDAMPLRIRSPEGENFPLSGLAGLGLGPDGIPLAEVARIETRWQPAVIQHWDLQRMTQVLSQVADEETYASVLRRIEPKLAALELPPGTRYTIGGAAEGASDANTELFRTLPIGGLLLIIFLLLQFNSFRMMGMVLITVPLAVVGVIPGLWLAGQPFGFTAMLGVVALVGIVVNNAIVLLDRINLNRSQGQSLDEAITEAVGRRTRPILLTTATTVAGLFPLTLTQSTLWPPLAWAIISGLLASTLLTLAVVPALYRLAFRDTAAA, encoded by the coding sequence ATGAGCACGCGCGGCGAAAACCTGCTGCTGGCCCTGCTCGGCCAGCGCCGGCTGATCATGACCCTGGTGCTGCTGCTGGCGCTGATCGGACTGCTCGCCTGGCTGAACATGGATCGCCAGGAAGACCCCTTCTTTCCCTACCGCTACGGTGATGTCCTGGTGCCCTACCCCGGGGCCGATCCGGAACAGGTGGAGCGGCTGATCCTCAATCCCCTGGAGGAATCCCTGGCCCAGGTGGCGGACATTCGCGAGATTCGCGGCACCGCCCGCCTGGGTTTCGCCCATGTCCTGATCGCCATGCAGGAACATGTCTATGACACCGATGCCGTCTGGGATCGCATCCGGGTGGCGGTGGACGAGGCGGCGCGGGAGTTTCCCGCCGGTGCCGGGCCGGCCACCGTGGACGACCGCCAGATGGATGCCCACGGCATCGTGCTCGCCGTCAGCGGCAGTGACGATCTGCTGGAGCTGCGCGAGGCGGCCCGGCGTCTCAAGCGGGACCTCTTCCAGCTCAAGGACATCGCCCGCATCGATCTGCTGGGCGACCCTGGCGAAAGCATCATCATCAGCTGGGACGAGGCGGTGGCGCGCCAGACCGGCCTGGACGCCGCCAGCCTGGGCCAGCAGCTGGCCGCCCGCAATCAGACATTGCCGGGCGGCAACCTGCGGGTCAGCGGCCGCTCGGTGGTGCTCGACCCAGCCAGCGAGTTCCGCTCCCTGGCCGAACTGGCGGCCACGCCCATCCGCACCCGCGATGGCGCCTTCATTCCCCTCGGCGAGCTGGCCAGCGTCCGCCACGCCCCCGACGAACCGGTGGCTGAGCGCATCGGTCTCAACGGCCGCCCCGCGGTGGGCCTGGGCATCATCCTGCCGGACAACCGCCTCAACGTGGTGGCCTTCGGCAACACCCTGCGCGCCTTCATCGACGAGCGGCGGGCGGACTACGCCCCGCTGGAGATCGAGGAGCTGTTCTTCCAGCCCCACTGGGTAGAGCGCCGCCTGAGCGAACTCGGCTTTTCCCTCCTGCTCGGCATCATCGTGGTGGCGGCCATCCTGTTTGCCACCATGGGCCTGCGGCTGGGACTGACCGTCAGCCTGCTGGTGCCGCTGGTGACCTTCTCGGCCCTGGCGGTCTACGCCATGGGCGGTGGCGTGCTGCACCAGATGGCCGTGGCCGGCATGGTGATCGCACTCGGCATGCTGGTGGACAACGCCATCGTGATGTCGGAGAACATCCAGTGGCATCGCGATCAGGGCCTGGACGCGCGCGAGTCGATCACCCGGGCGGTGCGGGAACTGGCCACGCCCCTGATGGCCGCCACCGGGACCACCCTGGCTGCCTTTACGCCCCTGCTGCTGTCCGCCGGCGACACCGCCGACTTCACGCGGGCCATCCCGGTCATGGTCATGCTCACCCTGGGCATCAGCTTCATCTATGCCCTGCTGGTCACGCCCGTCTTCGCCGGCGCCATTCTCCGGCCCAGGCCCGCCCGGCGCGAGGACCTCAGCCTGCGCTACGGCCAGCAACTGGGGCGTTTCGCCGTGCGCCGACCCTGGGCGGTGCTGGGCATTGCCGCGGTCCTGGTCTTCACGGCCAGCGCCTTCTTCGACGCCCTGGACAAGACCTTCTTCCCCAACACCGACCGCGACCAGCTGGTGGTGGATCTGCATTTCCCCGAGGGCACTCACCTCGAGCACACCGACCACGCCGCCGCCGCTCTGGCCGCGGCCATCCAGGAGCAGCCTGGTGTGAAAGCGGTCTACCGCTTCGCCGGCTTCAGCGGCCCGCGCTTCTACTACAACCTGATCGAACTCAGCAGCCAGCCCCATCTGGCCCGCCTGGTGGTGCAGGCCGACAGCGTGGATCGCCTGGCGGAACTGATCCCCTGGGTGCGGGCCACCGCCCGGGAACAAGTACCCGAGGCCCAGGTGGTGGCACGGCGTCTGGGCCAGGGGCCGCCGGTGGACGCCCCGGTGGAGATCCGGGTGTTTGGCGAGGACCCGGCAGGCCTCAGCGAAGCGGCCGAGCAGGTACTGGCCGTGGTGCGGGACGACCCCGGCAGCCGCGACGCCCGCCACACCCTGGGCCAGGGCCTGAGCAGCCTGTTCGTGGAGATGGATGATGCCCGCGCGGCCGAGTACGGCCTGGATCGCGGCGACCTGGCGCGTGCCCTGACCAGCGCCAGCCGGGGTCTGGAAGTCAGCACCTGGCGGGTGGAACGCGATGCCATGCCCCTGCGCATCCGCTCGCCCGAGGGCGAGAACTTTCCCCTCTCGGGACTGGCCGGCCTGGGCCTCGGCCCGGACGGCATCCCCCTGGCGGAAGTGGCCCGCATCGAGACACGCTGGCAGCCGGCGGTGATCCAGCACTGGGACCTGCAGCGCATGACCCAGGTCCTGTCCCAGGTAGCGGACGAGGAAACCTACGCCAGCGTGCTGCGGCGCATTGAACCGAAGCTGGCGGCCCTGGAACTGCCCCCGGGCACCCGCTACACCATTGGCGGCGCGGCCGAAGGCGCCAGTGATGCCAACACGGAACTGTTCCGAACCCTGCCCATTGGCGGCCTGCTGCTGATCATCTTCCTGCTGCTGCAGTTCAATTCCTTCCGCATGATGGGCATGGTGCTGATCACCGTGCCCCTGGCGGTGGTGGGTGTGATTCCGGGCCTGTGGCTGGCCGGCCAGCCCTTCGGCTTCACCGCCATGCTGGGCGTGGTGGCCCTGGTGGGCATCGTGGTCAACAACGCCATCGTGCTGCTGGACCGCATCAACCTCAATCGCAGCCAGGGCCAGAGTCTGGACGAGGCCATCACCGAGGCGGTCGGCCGGCGCACCCGGCCCATCCTGCTGACCACCGCCACGACCGTGGCCGGCCTGTTTCCGCTGACCCTGACCCAGTCCACCCTGTGGCCACCGCTGGCCTGGGCCATCATTTCCGGCCTGCTGGCCTCCACCCTGCTGACCCTGGCAGTGGTGCCGGCCCTCTACCGCCTGGCCTTCCGGGACACGGCCGCCGCGTGA
- a CDS encoding phosphoribosylaminoimidazolesuccinocarboxamide synthase: MSRADKALYSADIQSLEKIHSGKVRDLYAVDDQHLLVVASDRLSAFDVILPDPIPGKGEVLTAISNFWFQRTKGIVPNHIAEMSLEQSLPDAAEREPVASRAMVVRRLKPLPIEAIVRGYLIGSGWKDYQKTGTVCGIELPAGLRQADVLPQPLFTPSTKAAVGDHDENISFEEVEKLIGEKLAQEVRETSIALYTYAVKHAESRGLIIADTKFEFGLDENGKLHLIDEALTPDSSRFWPADQYQPGMSPPSFDKQFVRDYLETLDWDKTPPGPELPAEIIEKTAEKYREAQRLLTRGD, from the coding sequence ATGAGCCGCGCTGACAAGGCACTGTATTCCGCCGATATCCAGAGTCTGGAGAAGATCCACAGTGGCAAGGTGCGGGACCTGTATGCCGTGGATGATCAGCACCTGCTGGTGGTGGCCTCCGATCGCCTGTCCGCCTTCGATGTCATCCTGCCCGACCCCATCCCCGGCAAGGGCGAGGTGCTCACCGCCATTTCCAACTTCTGGTTCCAGCGCACCAAAGGCATCGTGCCCAATCACATTGCCGAGATGAGCCTGGAACAGTCTTTGCCCGATGCTGCCGAGCGTGAGCCCGTGGCCAGCCGGGCCATGGTGGTGCGCCGCCTCAAGCCCCTGCCCATCGAGGCCATCGTGCGCGGCTATCTGATCGGCTCGGGCTGGAAGGATTACCAGAAGACCGGCACCGTCTGCGGCATCGAGCTGCCGGCCGGCCTGCGCCAGGCGGATGTGCTGCCCCAGCCCCTGTTCACGCCCTCCACCAAGGCCGCCGTGGGCGACCACGACGAGAACATCAGTTTCGAGGAAGTGGAGAAGCTGATTGGCGAGAAGCTGGCGCAAGAGGTCAGGGAAACCAGTATCGCCCTCTACACCTACGCGGTGAAGCACGCCGAAAGCCGTGGCCTGATCATCGCCGACACCAAATTCGAGTTCGGCCTGGACGAAAACGGCAAACTGCACCTGATCGACGAGGCCCTGACCCCGGATTCCTCCCGCTTCTGGCCGGCGGACCAGTACCAGCCCGGCATGAGCCCGCCCAGCTTCGACAAGCAGTTCGTGCGCGATTACCTGGAGACCCTGGACTGGGACAAGACCCCGCCCGGCCCCGAGCTGCCGGCCGAGATCATCGAGAAGACCGCCGAGAAATACCGCGAGGCCCAGCGCCTGCTGACCCGGGGTGACTAG
- a CDS encoding universal stress protein translates to MPTFSRILAATDFSEPSLNALRRAAALLKAGQAASGCLLHVTEARLVERLRQLLAESPDVSEALRQRLDTLAADIATESGVTLSSELLSGSIPHALAEAMTADDLLVLGAQGSHRSRERLLGTTAQRLVYHSPGAALVVRKPADGPWRKVLVATDFSEASQRALERAIQLAPDAEIELLHVYASSFEPSMHYAGVDEGLIQEYRQRAGREAERNMRDFLQACGQPAVAQRLEAGYAPHRLKDRLGEQGVDLVVAGKQGQSMVRDMLVGSVTMSLLQDADCDVLVVS, encoded by the coding sequence ATGCCGACTTTCTCCCGCATTCTGGCGGCCACTGATTTTTCCGAGCCCTCGCTGAACGCGCTTCGCCGTGCAGCGGCCCTGCTCAAGGCCGGGCAGGCCGCCTCCGGGTGTCTGCTGCATGTGACCGAGGCTCGGTTGGTGGAGCGTCTTCGGCAGCTGCTGGCTGAATCACCGGATGTCTCCGAAGCGCTCAGGCAGCGTCTCGATACCCTGGCGGCGGATATTGCCACTGAAAGCGGTGTGACCTTGAGTAGTGAGTTGTTGTCCGGCTCCATTCCCCACGCCCTGGCTGAGGCCATGACGGCGGATGATCTGCTGGTGCTTGGCGCTCAGGGCAGTCACCGCAGTCGGGAGCGGCTGCTGGGAACCACGGCCCAGCGACTGGTCTACCACAGCCCGGGTGCTGCCCTGGTGGTGCGCAAGCCGGCTGACGGGCCCTGGCGGAAGGTACTGGTGGCGACGGACTTCTCCGAGGCGTCACAGCGTGCGCTTGAGCGGGCCATTCAGCTGGCGCCTGATGCCGAAATCGAACTGCTGCATGTCTATGCTTCGAGCTTCGAGCCTAGCATGCACTACGCGGGGGTGGATGAGGGGCTGATTCAGGAATACCGGCAACGGGCCGGCCGCGAGGCCGAGCGCAACATGCGTGATTTTCTGCAGGCCTGCGGGCAGCCGGCCGTTGCCCAGCGACTGGAGGCCGGCTACGCCCCCCACCGACTGAAGGATCGGCTGGGGGAGCAGGGCGTGGATCTGGTGGTGGCGGGCAAGCAGGGGCAGTCCATGGTGCGGGACATGCTGGTGGGCAGTGTCACCATGTCACTGCTGCAGGACGCTGACTGCGACGTGCTGGTGGTCAGCTAG
- a CDS encoding P-II family nitrogen regulator — protein MNLKLIIALVNDDFTEQVLDAARDAGATGSTVINNARGEGRHRHKTFFGLELVSQCDVLLFLAEEHLASRVLDAINASGRFDSESGAGMAFQLAVEHAIGLDGQLEAMLAQDGPKD, from the coding sequence ATGAATCTGAAACTGATCATCGCGCTGGTGAATGATGACTTCACCGAACAGGTGCTGGATGCCGCCCGGGATGCCGGGGCGACCGGCAGCACGGTCATCAACAATGCTCGAGGTGAGGGGCGTCATCGCCACAAGACCTTCTTCGGCCTGGAACTCGTCTCCCAGTGTGATGTGCTGCTGTTTCTGGCCGAAGAGCACCTGGCCAGCCGGGTGCTGGATGCCATCAATGCAAGCGGGCGTTTTGATTCCGAATCCGGCGCGGGCATGGCCTTCCAGCTTGCCGTGGAGCATGCCATCGGCCTGGATGGCCAACTGGAGGCCATGCTGGCGCAGGATGGACCGAAGGACTAG
- a CDS encoding DUF1538 family protein: MKAFRQGIARSLLQSSRDILPIVAVVAFFQLIVIGEPLPDALALLQGMLFVILGLTLFVHGLETGLFPIGESMAQAFARKGSVFWLLLFGFSLGFATTIAEPALIAIAGEAAAVAAEEGRIASDAASMAAWALGLRITVGLAVGFAIVLGVIRILKGWPLHYLIISGYVLVVAMTGFAPEEIVGIAYDAGGVTTSTITVPLVTALGVGLSMAIRGRNPAVDGFGLIAFASLTPMIFVMVYGVLS; the protein is encoded by the coding sequence TTGAAAGCTTTCCGCCAGGGCATCGCCCGAAGCCTGCTGCAAAGCAGCCGCGATATTCTGCCCATCGTTGCTGTTGTCGCTTTCTTTCAGCTCATCGTGATTGGTGAGCCCCTGCCGGATGCCCTCGCCCTGCTCCAGGGCATGCTGTTCGTGATCCTTGGCCTGACGCTGTTCGTTCACGGCCTGGAGACGGGCCTCTTTCCCATCGGTGAATCCATGGCCCAGGCCTTTGCCCGCAAGGGCAGCGTGTTCTGGTTATTGCTGTTCGGCTTCTCCCTGGGCTTTGCCACCACCATTGCCGAGCCGGCGCTGATTGCCATTGCCGGTGAAGCGGCCGCCGTGGCCGCCGAGGAAGGCCGCATCGCCTCGGATGCGGCCAGCATGGCGGCCTGGGCACTGGGACTGCGGATTACCGTTGGGCTGGCGGTTGGCTTTGCCATCGTACTCGGGGTGATCCGCATCCTGAAAGGCTGGCCACTGCATTATCTGATCATCTCCGGCTATGTGCTGGTGGTGGCCATGACCGGCTTTGCCCCGGAAGAGATTGTCGGCATCGCCTACGATGCCGGCGGGGTGACCACCTCCACCATTACCGTTCCCCTGGTCACGGCGCTGGGGGTGGGACTGTCCATGGCCATACGGGGACGCAACCCCGCCGTTGATGGCTTCGGCCTGATCGCCTTTGCCTCACTGACGCCCATGATCTTCGTCATGGTCTATGGAGTACTCAGCTAA
- a CDS encoding efflux RND transporter periplasmic adaptor subunit has translation MQGMGWKGSGLLTTGLLAVGAILVTAWGGAADEEDITAREARPAVRAATVRPAPEVDWQRFPGVLQARERSQAAFLHPGTLAERHVAEGDAIERGQLLATLHNPALAPAAAAAQGRVEELNAVIREHRLALERARALRERDLTSEEEVDRLQARLDASLESRKQAEAQLAEAREQLAELQLRAPFDGWVAGVMAEPGDFLAAGQPVLRLAGREALEVEIRLPATLAGELQNDTPLRLSRPLQGGHFEARLERISRGDRHMATAIIRPESDQDLAAGQVVHVHFGRPHRPSLQVPLTAVIDAGGHQPAVYRLQASDDAVTVEWVPIVPGRLHGDWVDVQQGLSEGDRVVTAGQDRLYDGATVRVLP, from the coding sequence ATGCAGGGGATGGGTTGGAAGGGTTCGGGCTTGCTGACCACCGGCCTGCTGGCCGTGGGTGCGATATTGGTGACGGCCTGGGGCGGCGCGGCCGACGAGGAAGACATCACCGCAAGAGAGGCCCGCCCGGCCGTGCGGGCCGCCACCGTGCGCCCGGCGCCGGAGGTGGACTGGCAGCGCTTCCCCGGTGTGTTGCAGGCGCGGGAACGCAGTCAGGCGGCCTTCCTCCATCCCGGCACCCTGGCCGAGCGGCACGTCGCCGAGGGCGATGCCATCGAGCGCGGCCAGCTGCTCGCCACCCTGCACAATCCGGCCCTGGCGCCGGCCGCCGCCGCTGCCCAGGGGCGGGTGGAAGAACTCAATGCCGTGATTCGCGAACACCGCCTGGCGCTGGAGCGCGCCCGGGCCCTGCGCGAGCGTGATCTGACCTCCGAAGAGGAAGTGGACCGCCTGCAGGCGCGTCTGGACGCCAGCCTGGAGTCCCGCAAGCAGGCCGAAGCCCAGCTCGCCGAGGCCCGTGAACAACTGGCCGAGCTGCAACTCCGTGCCCCCTTCGATGGCTGGGTGGCAGGCGTAATGGCCGAGCCGGGGGATTTCCTGGCCGCCGGCCAGCCGGTGCTGCGCCTGGCCGGGCGGGAGGCCCTGGAAGTGGAGATCCGCCTGCCCGCCACGCTTGCCGGCGAACTGCAGAACGACACCCCGCTGCGCCTGAGCCGCCCCCTGCAGGGCGGCCATTTCGAGGCCCGGCTGGAGCGAATCAGCCGCGGCGACCGCCACATGGCCACCGCCATCATCCGCCCCGAGAGCGACCAGGATCTGGCTGCCGGCCAGGTGGTGCATGTGCATTTCGGCCGCCCGCACCGCCCCAGCCTGCAGGTGCCGCTGACCGCCGTGATCGACGCCGGCGGCCACCAGCCGGCCGTTTACCGCCTGCAGGCATCCGACGATGCGGTGACCGTGGAGTGGGTTCCCATCGTGCCCGGTCGTCTGCACGGCGACTGGGTGGATGTGCAGCAGGGCCTGTCCGAGGGAGACCGGGTGGTGACGGCCGGACAGGATCGCCTGTATGACGGCGCCACGGTGCGGGTGCTGCCATGA
- a CDS encoding patatin-like phospholipase family protein: MQVLEMRAGPRALAHIREHGLKPQHVRAVSAASGGPKWLILSGFDQYFFGQWLAAAEQPITLTGSSIGAWRMAMQAVAEPEAARQRFLHSYIYEQRYPKRPTPAIISAECERLLDLALGEDGPGQAVANPQRPLRIIANRMAPGRRLSGPGLYGRLLAAALANRRERARLGRWVHRSLFESEAAAHTLATPQDLPTERFRLMTDNLRPALLASGAIPGVMEVVHDIPGGSQGTYLDGGLTDYHPALPEDMADGIRLFPHFYPFAVPGWFDKRKPQRRNQLDGLDNTLIIAPSNELVASLPHGKIPDRKDFYRFSDAERIAYWEKVVEASERMGEAFVELSESNQITDSVRQI, from the coding sequence ATGCAAGTGCTGGAGATGAGAGCCGGGCCGCGGGCCCTGGCCCACATAAGGGAACACGGCCTGAAGCCGCAGCATGTGCGGGCGGTGTCCGCCGCCTCCGGCGGGCCGAAGTGGCTGATCCTGTCCGGCTTTGACCAATACTTCTTCGGCCAATGGCTGGCGGCGGCCGAGCAGCCCATCACGCTGACGGGCTCCTCCATCGGCGCCTGGCGCATGGCCATGCAGGCGGTGGCCGAACCCGAGGCGGCCCGCCAGCGCTTCCTGCACAGTTACATCTACGAGCAGCGCTACCCGAAGCGGCCCACCCCGGCGATCATTTCCGCCGAGTGTGAACGGCTGCTGGACCTGGCCCTGGGTGAAGACGGCCCCGGTCAGGCCGTGGCCAACCCGCAGCGGCCGCTTCGCATCATCGCCAATCGCATGGCCCCCGGGCGTCGCCTGTCCGGGCCCGGCCTGTATGGCCGCCTGCTGGCCGCCGCCCTGGCCAACCGTCGTGAACGCGCCCGGCTTGGCCGCTGGGTGCATCGCAGCCTGTTCGAAAGCGAGGCCGCCGCCCACACCCTGGCCACGCCACAGGACCTGCCCACCGAACGCTTCCGCCTGATGACAGACAACCTGCGCCCGGCCCTGCTGGCCAGTGGCGCCATTCCGGGAGTGATGGAAGTGGTCCACGACATTCCCGGCGGGAGTCAGGGCACCTACCTCGACGGCGGTTTGACGGATTACCACCCGGCCCTGCCCGAGGACATGGCCGACGGCATTCGCCTCTTCCCCCACTTCTATCCCTTCGCCGTCCCCGGCTGGTTCGACAAGCGCAAACCCCAACGCCGCAACCAGCTCGACGGTCTCGACAACACACTCATCATCGCCCCCTCCAATGAACTGGTGGCCAGCCTGCCCCACGGCAAGATTCCCGACCGCAAGGACTTCTACCGCTTCAGCGACGCCGAACGCATCGCCTACTGGGAGAAGGTGGTGGAAGCCTCCGAACGCATGGGCGAGGCCTTTGTGGAACTGAGCGAATCGAATCAAATTACCGACTCTGTAAGGCAAATCTGA